Proteins encoded by one window of Salirhabdus salicampi:
- the plsX gene encoding phosphate acyltransferase PlsX, producing MKISIDAMGGDHAPESIVKGAIVAVEEIENLHIRLIGDEKQIRTFLTQEHPRIEVVHTDEMITNEDEPVRAVRRKKNASMVLMANDVKEGRADACISAGNTGALMSAGLFIVGRIKGIERPALSPTLPTTDRQGFLLLDVGANVDAKPQHLLQYGIMGSIYAEKVRGIEKPRVGLLNVGTEDHKGNELTKKTYELLQDAPVNFIGNVESRDLLEGVADVVVTDGFTGNIALKTVEGTALSLFSMLKQTFMSNWKTKLAAGLAKNDLKTLKNQLDYSEYGGAALFGLAAPVIKAHGSSNDRAVYSAIKQASTFIEQDVIGKILSTVNELSEEEDKS from the coding sequence ATGAAAATATCTATCGACGCAATGGGTGGCGACCATGCACCTGAATCAATTGTCAAAGGTGCTATAGTAGCTGTTGAAGAGATAGAGAATTTGCACATTCGCCTTATTGGTGATGAAAAACAAATTCGTACTTTTCTCACCCAAGAACATCCAAGAATTGAAGTGGTTCATACGGATGAAATGATTACGAATGAAGATGAACCTGTTCGTGCAGTACGCCGGAAGAAGAATGCATCAATGGTTTTAATGGCAAACGATGTAAAAGAAGGTCGAGCCGACGCTTGTATTTCAGCAGGGAACACCGGTGCCTTAATGAGTGCAGGTCTTTTTATTGTGGGACGAATAAAGGGGATAGAGCGACCAGCTTTAAGCCCCACATTACCAACAACTGATCGTCAAGGTTTTCTATTACTTGATGTAGGAGCAAATGTAGATGCAAAACCCCAACATTTGCTACAGTACGGTATCATGGGGTCAATATATGCAGAAAAAGTAAGAGGCATAGAGAAGCCCCGTGTAGGTTTGTTGAACGTAGGTACGGAGGACCATAAGGGCAATGAGTTAACCAAGAAAACGTACGAGCTTTTACAAGACGCACCTGTCAATTTTATTGGTAATGTAGAATCACGAGATTTATTAGAGGGTGTTGCGGACGTTGTCGTCACAGATGGTTTTACAGGAAATATAGCATTAAAAACAGTAGAAGGTACAGCACTATCTTTATTCTCTATGTTAAAACAGACGTTTATGAGTAATTGGAAAACAAAATTAGCCGCTGGTCTGGCAAAAAATGATTTAAAAACGTTAAAGAACCAGTTGGATTACTCTGAATATGGTGGAGCAGCATTATTCGGGTTAGCAGCCCCTGTCATAAAGGCCCATGGGTCATCAAACGATAGGGCTGTATATAGTGCTATTAAACAAGCAAGCACATTCATTGAACAAGATGTAATTGGAAAAATCCTATCTACTGTAAATGAATTGAGTGAGGAGGAGGATAAATCATGA
- a CDS encoding Asp23/Gls24 family envelope stress response protein: MSINLQNEYGEVTISNDVISTIAGGTAVECYGIVGMASKKQLRDGIAEMLRKENIAKGIVVRQEENELHIDMYIIVSYGTKISEVALNVQNQVKYTLSKMLGLSVESVNIFIQGVQVTQKA; encoded by the coding sequence ATGTCCATTAATCTTCAAAATGAGTATGGTGAAGTTACCATTTCTAATGATGTAATCTCTACAATTGCTGGTGGTACTGCAGTGGAATGTTATGGCATCGTTGGGATGGCATCTAAAAAACAATTAAGAGATGGTATTGCGGAAATGTTAAGAAAAGAAAACATTGCTAAAGGTATCGTTGTTCGACAGGAAGAAAATGAGTTACATATCGATATGTATATCATCGTGAGCTATGGCACGAAAATATCAGAGGTTGCCCTTAACGTACAAAATCAAGTGAAATATACGTTAAGTAAAATGTTAGGGTTATCGGTTGAATCGGTCAACATTTTTATACAAGGGGTTCAAGTTACACAGAAAGCATAG
- the fapR gene encoding transcription factor FapR → MKLNKKERQKQLKQTIEEMPFITDDELAKQFSVSIQTIRLDRMELSIPELRERIKSVARNQWNETVKAIHIEEVIGEIIDLELDKRALSILDIRKEHVFSRNKIARGHHIFAQANSLAVAVIDDDLALTAKAEIRFTRQVLEGERVVAKASVQHNDKKDRTIVDVNSFVDQELVFSGIFEMFRSNKRKGEA, encoded by the coding sequence ATGAAATTGAATAAAAAGGAACGGCAAAAACAACTCAAACAAACGATTGAAGAGATGCCTTTTATTACAGATGACGAACTGGCGAAACAGTTTTCGGTTAGTATTCAAACGATCCGTCTTGATCGGATGGAGCTCTCGATTCCTGAGTTACGTGAACGAATAAAGTCGGTGGCACGTAATCAATGGAATGAAACGGTAAAGGCTATACATATTGAAGAAGTGATTGGTGAAATCATTGATTTAGAATTGGATAAACGGGCATTATCGATTTTAGATATTCGGAAAGAACATGTTTTTTCACGTAACAAAATTGCTAGAGGCCATCACATCTTTGCGCAGGCAAACTCACTAGCTGTAGCTGTCATTGACGATGATTTAGCTTTAACAGCAAAAGCAGAGATACGTTTTACCCGTCAAGTCTTAGAGGGTGAAAGGGTTGTAGCGAAAGCTTCAGTTCAACACAATGATAAGAAAGACCGTACGATTGTTGATGTAAATAGCTTTGTTGATCAAGAACTTGTCTTTTCAGGTATTTTTGAAATGTTTAGATCAAACAAACGAAAAGGAGAGGCATAA
- the fabG gene encoding 3-oxoacyl-[acyl-carrier-protein] reductase, with product MLDGKSALVTGASRGIGRAIALELANAGAKVAVNYAGSEQKAQAVVDEIKQNGGEAFAIQANVSNEEDVKGMIKEVVSTFGSLDILVNNAGITRDNLLMRMKEEEFDEVIQTNLKGVFLCIKGVTRQMMKQKGGRIINISSIVGVSGNAGQANYVAAKAGVIGLTKTSAKELAARNILVNAVAPGFITTDMTDELPEDVREEMLKMIPLSRLGEPKDIANVVRFLSSEDSRYMTGQTLHVDGGMVM from the coding sequence ATGTTAGATGGTAAAAGTGCACTCGTAACAGGTGCTTCAAGAGGAATTGGCCGTGCAATTGCTTTAGAACTAGCGAATGCTGGGGCGAAGGTAGCTGTAAATTACGCGGGCAGTGAACAAAAAGCCCAAGCTGTTGTTGATGAAATTAAACAAAACGGTGGAGAGGCGTTTGCGATTCAAGCGAACGTTTCAAACGAAGAAGATGTCAAAGGGATGATCAAGGAAGTTGTTAGTACTTTCGGCAGCCTTGATATATTAGTGAATAATGCTGGTATTACAAGGGACAATCTACTGATGAGGATGAAAGAAGAAGAGTTTGATGAAGTTATTCAAACAAACTTAAAAGGTGTTTTCCTTTGTATAAAAGGCGTGACTCGCCAAATGATGAAACAAAAAGGCGGACGTATTATTAACATTTCATCCATTGTAGGTGTAAGCGGAAATGCTGGACAAGCAAACTACGTTGCTGCTAAAGCAGGTGTTATTGGTTTAACGAAAACGAGCGCAAAAGAACTAGCTGCTAGAAATATCCTCGTTAACGCTGTAGCTCCTGGTTTCATTACAACGGATATGACAGATGAATTACCAGAGGATGTACGGGAAGAGATGTTAAAAATGATTCCGTTAAGCCGTCTTGGAGAACCGAAAGATATCGCGAATGTTGTCCGTTTCTTATCTTCTGAAGATTCACGCTATATGACAGGGCAAACGTTGCATGTTGACGGCGGAATGGTGATGTAA
- the recG gene encoding ATP-dependent DNA helicase RecG: MLTERVSNIKGIGNKMENDLQDIGIYTIEDLLFYFPFRYDFHEVKPLMELTHNEKATIVGKVVSEPSLSYFGRRKSRLTVTLEVDGIAIKAVLFNQAFAKKHIVRGEYITVTGKWDQHRLQITVNQFKAGKQEDDGSIQGIYSVKGNMTMNRLRKAMEFAVEEYADDVKEILPKKYLVEYKLPARSESVRFMHFPPNSTLLKHAKRRFIYEELLLFQLKMQLLRKRIKESVVGSEKEFNDQKVMQFKHHLPFPLTSAQEKALTEILEDLQSPYRMNRLLQGDVGSGKTIVAAIGLYAAVTAGKQGALMVPTEILAEQHYESLSKLFSDFVKVELLTGSVKGKKRVELLNRVEQGKVDIVVGTHALIQDDVQFADLGFVIVDEQHRFGVEQRRVLREKGLKPDVLFMTATPIPRTLAISAFGDLDVSVIDEMPQGRKPVETYWAKPNKFDRVMQFIQKEVDKGHQAYMICPLIEESDKLDIQNAVDLYELLQQHFPPNVKLGLMHGRLHSDEKDDVMKKFAQGEIDVLVSTTVVEVGVNVPNATVMVIYDADRFGLSQLHQLRGRVGRGDAQSYCILLADPKGDTGKERMRIMQETTDGFELSEQDLKLRGPGDFFGKKQSGLPEFKVADIVEDYRALETARKDAVDLIRTNKLFEQPELQLLRRIIENDPMLKDAILD; the protein is encoded by the coding sequence TTGTTAACTGAAAGAGTATCAAACATTAAAGGTATTGGAAATAAAATGGAAAACGATTTGCAAGATATCGGCATTTATACGATAGAAGATTTATTATTTTATTTCCCTTTTCGATATGATTTTCATGAAGTGAAACCGTTAATGGAACTTACGCATAATGAGAAAGCTACGATTGTAGGGAAGGTTGTTTCTGAGCCTTCCTTAAGTTATTTTGGTAGACGGAAATCTCGATTAACAGTCACTTTAGAGGTGGACGGTATCGCGATCAAGGCTGTTCTGTTTAACCAAGCTTTCGCGAAAAAGCATATTGTCCGTGGTGAATACATAACGGTTACAGGAAAGTGGGACCAGCATCGACTCCAAATTACAGTAAATCAATTTAAGGCAGGAAAACAGGAAGATGATGGATCAATCCAAGGGATATATTCAGTAAAAGGAAATATGACAATGAACCGATTGCGAAAAGCAATGGAATTTGCAGTAGAAGAGTATGCTGATGACGTAAAGGAAATACTACCGAAAAAATACTTAGTAGAATATAAGTTGCCAGCACGTTCAGAAAGTGTACGATTTATGCACTTCCCTCCGAACAGTACGTTATTAAAACATGCAAAGCGGAGGTTTATATATGAGGAGCTCTTATTGTTCCAATTGAAAATGCAGCTTTTACGGAAACGAATTAAAGAATCCGTTGTTGGCAGTGAAAAAGAGTTCAATGACCAAAAAGTAATGCAATTCAAACATCATTTACCATTTCCATTAACAAGTGCCCAGGAGAAGGCATTGACGGAAATTCTGGAAGACTTACAGTCTCCATATCGAATGAATCGCCTTCTGCAAGGAGATGTAGGATCTGGGAAAACAATTGTCGCGGCAATTGGACTTTATGCAGCGGTGACAGCTGGTAAACAAGGTGCATTAATGGTTCCGACTGAAATATTAGCGGAGCAGCATTATGAATCATTATCGAAACTATTCTCTGATTTTGTAAAGGTAGAACTATTAACTGGGTCTGTTAAGGGGAAAAAGCGTGTAGAGTTGTTAAACCGAGTAGAACAAGGAAAAGTAGATATTGTTGTTGGAACCCATGCCCTTATACAAGACGATGTACAATTTGCGGATTTAGGTTTCGTCATTGTTGATGAGCAGCATCGTTTTGGTGTTGAACAACGGCGAGTGTTACGAGAAAAAGGGTTAAAGCCTGATGTACTCTTTATGACCGCAACACCGATACCGAGAACCCTTGCTATATCTGCTTTTGGTGATTTGGATGTATCTGTAATTGACGAAATGCCCCAAGGACGGAAACCAGTCGAAACATACTGGGCAAAACCAAATAAGTTCGATCGAGTCATGCAATTCATTCAAAAGGAAGTAGACAAAGGTCATCAAGCATATATGATTTGTCCATTAATTGAAGAGTCGGACAAGCTCGACATTCAAAACGCAGTAGATTTATATGAATTGTTACAACAACACTTTCCACCTAATGTGAAGCTTGGACTTATGCACGGTCGTCTTCATTCAGATGAAAAGGATGACGTGATGAAGAAATTTGCCCAAGGGGAAATTGACGTCCTCGTTTCCACGACAGTAGTTGAAGTAGGGGTGAATGTGCCGAATGCAACAGTAATGGTGATATATGATGCAGACCGTTTTGGCTTATCTCAACTCCATCAATTACGCGGAAGAGTTGGTCGAGGTGACGCTCAAAGTTACTGTATATTATTAGCTGATCCTAAAGGGGACACAGGAAAAGAACGTATGAGAATTATGCAGGAAACGACTGATGGGTTTGAACTATCAGAACAAGATTTGAAATTACGGGGACCTGGTGACTTTTTTGGTAAAAAGCAAAGCGGTTTGCCTGAATTTAAAGTAGCCGATATTGTGGAAGATTACCGTGCACTGGAAACAGCGCGTAAAGATGCTGTCGACCTTATCCGTACGAATAAGCTGTTTGAACAACCGGAACTGCAATTGTTGCGAAGGATTATTGAAAATGACCCAATGCTTAAAGATGCAATTTTAGATTAA
- the rpmB gene encoding 50S ribosomal protein L28, with translation MARKCVATGRKTSSGNKRSHAMNANKRKWKANVQKVRVMVDGKPKRVYVSTRALKSGKIERV, from the coding sequence ATGGCTCGTAAATGTGTCGCTACCGGCCGTAAGACTAGCTCAGGAAACAAACGTTCCCACGCTATGAATGCAAACAAACGTAAATGGAAAGCTAACGTTCAAAAGGTACGAGTTATGGTAGATGGTAAGCCAAAACGTGTTTATGTTTCTACACGTGCTTTAAAATCAGGTAAAATTGAACGCGTATAA
- a CDS encoding acyl carrier protein, which yields MADVLDRVKKVIVERLDVDEAKVTKEASFKDDLEADSLDVVELVMELEDEFDLEISDEDAEKIQTVGDAVDYINSRQ from the coding sequence ATGGCAGACGTATTGGATCGCGTAAAGAAAGTAATCGTTGAGCGTCTTGACGTTGATGAAGCAAAAGTAACAAAAGAAGCTTCTTTTAAAGATGATCTGGAAGCTGATTCTCTTGACGTAGTGGAATTAGTGATGGAACTTGAAGACGAATTTGATTTGGAAATTTCCGATGAAGATGCGGAAAAAATTCAAACTGTAGGGGACGCTGTAGATTACATAAACAGCCGTCAATAA
- the sdaAA gene encoding L-serine ammonia-lyase, iron-sulfur-dependent, subunit alpha — MFRNVSELVELAETENILISEVMIRQEMEITERSREDVMGQMERNLDVMEKAVEDGLKGVKSHSGLTGGDAVLIQNYIKNHTPLSGELLLDAVSKAVATNEVNAAMGIICATPTAGSAGCVPGTLFAVKNQLNPTREQMVRYLFTAGAFGQVVANNASISGAAGGCQAEVGSAAGMAAAAIVEMAGGTPSQSAEAMAITLKNMLGLVCDPVAGLVEVPCVKRNAMGSSNAIVAADMALAGVTSRIPCDEVIDAMYKIGQSMPTALKETAQGGLAATPTGRELEAKIYGVSLKKE; from the coding sequence ATGTTCCGGAATGTAAGTGAATTAGTCGAGCTGGCCGAAACTGAAAACATTTTAATCTCTGAAGTTATGATTAGACAGGAAATGGAAATCACAGAACGGTCTCGTGAAGATGTAATGGGACAAATGGAACGAAATTTAGATGTAATGGAGAAAGCTGTTGAGGATGGATTAAAAGGAGTGAAATCCCACTCAGGCCTTACTGGTGGCGATGCCGTATTAATTCAAAATTATATTAAAAACCATACACCTCTATCAGGTGAATTGTTGCTGGATGCAGTAAGTAAAGCAGTTGCGACAAATGAAGTAAACGCAGCAATGGGAATTATTTGCGCAACTCCAACCGCTGGAAGCGCCGGTTGTGTACCTGGTACGTTATTTGCGGTGAAAAATCAATTAAACCCAACCCGTGAACAAATGGTTCGTTATTTATTTACGGCTGGTGCCTTTGGTCAAGTGGTGGCAAATAACGCCTCTATTTCCGGAGCAGCAGGGGGGTGTCAAGCTGAAGTTGGTTCAGCAGCTGGTATGGCAGCAGCAGCGATTGTAGAAATGGCTGGTGGGACTCCGAGTCAATCAGCCGAAGCTATGGCAATTACGTTAAAGAATATGTTAGGGTTAGTCTGTGACCCTGTTGCGGGGCTCGTTGAGGTACCTTGCGTAAAACGAAATGCAATGGGATCGTCTAACGCAATCGTTGCTGCTGACATGGCATTAGCTGGCGTTACGAGTCGCATACCTTGTGATGAAGTGATTGATGCGATGTACAAAATCGGTCAATCAATGCCAACAGCTTTAAAAGAGACCGCCCAAGGTGGTTTGGCAGCGACGCCGACAGGCCGGGAATTAGAAGCGAAAATTTACGGAGTTTCCTTAAAGAAAGAGTGA
- the fabD gene encoding ACP S-malonyltransferase produces MKKVAFVFPGQGSQEVGMGKAFYEQNATIQQRVQEAEEALQVPIRQLMFEGPQEELTRTENAQPALFLTSAVVADLLKENGIEPVMVAGHSLGEYSALYSAGSLSLTEGVKLVQSRGRLMEEAYPSGKGAMAAVLGLDEADIEEVAASISEQGEAVDVANFNCPGQIVISGTKQGVELAIEQLKEKGAKRVIPLNVSGPFHSRLMKPASEKFQAVLNDITISPANVPVYANVTAEPTKDPGEISDLLVKQIFSPVRFSETIQKMIDEDVDAIVEVGNGKVLSGLVRKVNRRMKTFAVQDPESLEQFLAWYKEDS; encoded by the coding sequence ATGAAAAAAGTAGCCTTTGTATTTCCGGGGCAAGGTTCACAGGAAGTTGGTATGGGGAAAGCATTTTATGAACAAAACGCAACCATTCAACAACGAGTACAAGAAGCTGAAGAAGCACTACAAGTTCCAATTCGACAGTTAATGTTTGAAGGTCCTCAAGAGGAACTGACAAGAACAGAAAATGCTCAACCTGCTCTATTTTTAACCAGTGCGGTTGTAGCTGATTTATTAAAAGAAAATGGTATAGAACCTGTAATGGTAGCTGGCCATAGTTTAGGTGAATATAGTGCGTTGTATAGTGCAGGCTCATTGTCGTTAACTGAAGGTGTTAAACTAGTTCAATCCCGAGGAAGACTGATGGAAGAAGCGTATCCATCGGGGAAAGGGGCAATGGCAGCTGTACTTGGCTTAGATGAGGCAGATATTGAGGAAGTTGCCGCTTCGATTTCAGAGCAAGGTGAAGCAGTAGATGTAGCGAATTTCAACTGCCCTGGACAAATTGTTATTTCCGGGACGAAGCAAGGTGTTGAACTAGCAATCGAACAATTAAAAGAAAAAGGGGCAAAACGTGTTATTCCGTTAAACGTTAGTGGACCTTTCCACTCACGCCTCATGAAACCTGCTAGTGAAAAATTCCAAGCTGTTCTTAACGATATCACGATTTCTCCTGCAAACGTTCCTGTATATGCGAACGTTACAGCAGAGCCAACGAAGGACCCAGGAGAAATTTCCGATTTATTAGTGAAACAAATTTTTTCACCTGTTCGCTTTTCCGAAACCATTCAAAAGATGATTGACGAAGATGTCGATGCAATCGTGGAAGTTGGAAATGGAAAAGTATTATCCGGTTTAGTTCGAAAAGTGAACCGTCGAATGAAAACATTCGCCGTTCAAGACCCTGAATCATTAGAACAATTTTTAGCATGGTACAAGGAGGATTCGTAA
- a CDS encoding DUF1128 domain-containing protein, with the protein MSLQEATAENLKFIIDDLAERLQVINRSILDPDHYDMDHYDEIKSLYDMVVSRGQISVSEIHAIIEELKKYRKK; encoded by the coding sequence GTGTCTTTACAAGAAGCAACTGCAGAAAATTTAAAATTTATCATTGACGATCTTGCAGAAAGGCTACAAGTGATAAACCGTTCCATTCTTGACCCTGACCATTATGATATGGATCACTACGATGAAATTAAATCTCTTTATGATATGGTCGTTAGTAGAGGACAAATTAGCGTTTCCGAAATACACGCTATTATTGAAGAATTAAAAAAATACCGCAAAAAATAG
- the rnc gene encoding ribonuclease III, which produces MDKKQLEERTGVKFNNEKLIRTAFTHSSYVNEHRKKDYEDNERLEFLGDAVLELAVSQYLYRKYPAMSEGELTKLRASIVCEPALVNFAEELDFSDHVLLGKGEEMTGGRHRPALLADVFEAFVGALYLDQNFTDVLHFLETHVFPKIQEGAFSHAMDFKSLLQEKVQQDKKSEIEYDIVNESGPAHNRIFIAEVRIDEEKFGEGSGKTKKEAEQMAAKKALRKLERKHPDS; this is translated from the coding sequence GTGGATAAAAAGCAATTAGAAGAACGAACAGGTGTGAAATTTAATAACGAAAAATTAATTCGGACCGCTTTTACCCATTCATCATATGTGAATGAGCATCGTAAGAAGGACTATGAGGATAATGAACGACTGGAATTTTTAGGGGACGCTGTACTAGAACTAGCTGTATCCCAATATTTATACCGTAAATATCCAGCCATGAGTGAAGGGGAACTGACGAAATTACGGGCATCCATAGTTTGTGAACCAGCACTCGTCAACTTCGCTGAAGAATTAGATTTTAGTGATCACGTTCTACTTGGAAAAGGTGAAGAAATGACAGGTGGACGCCACCGCCCGGCATTACTGGCAGATGTGTTTGAGGCATTTGTAGGTGCGCTATACTTAGATCAAAATTTTACTGATGTTCTTCATTTCTTGGAAACCCATGTCTTTCCGAAGATTCAGGAAGGTGCTTTTTCGCATGCGATGGATTTTAAAAGCTTATTGCAAGAAAAGGTGCAACAAGATAAAAAGAGTGAGATTGAATATGACATTGTAAACGAGAGTGGTCCTGCCCATAACCGGATTTTCATTGCCGAAGTACGGATTGATGAAGAAAAGTTCGGAGAAGGTAGTGGTAAAACAAAAAAAGAAGCAGAACAAATGGCTGCAAAAAAAGCTTTGCGTAAACTAGAAAGAAAGCACCCGGACTCTTAA
- the sdaAB gene encoding L-serine ammonia-lyase, iron-sulfur-dependent subunit beta translates to MKFRSVFDIIGPVMIGPSSSHTAGAARIGRMARKLFGREPKWANIHLYGSFAKTYKGHGTDVAIIGGLLDFDTFDTRMSESINIAKKKGMKIRFIEEDAITEHPNTVKIRIGDDQEDLELEGISIGGGKAEITELNGFELQLSGEHPAILVMHNDRFGAIASVTNILAKKEINIGHMEVSRREQGKEALMIIETDQNIDISTINELEAAKNILQVVKIST, encoded by the coding sequence ATGAAATTCCGTTCCGTATTTGACATCATTGGCCCAGTCATGATTGGTCCTTCCAGTTCCCATACAGCTGGAGCTGCTCGGATTGGTCGAATGGCTAGAAAGTTGTTTGGTCGGGAACCAAAGTGGGCAAATATCCATTTGTATGGGTCTTTTGCGAAAACATATAAAGGGCATGGTACTGATGTTGCGATTATTGGCGGACTGTTAGATTTTGATACTTTCGATACACGAATGTCCGAATCGATAAACATAGCTAAGAAAAAAGGTATGAAAATACGCTTTATAGAAGAAGATGCGATTACGGAACACCCGAATACAGTAAAAATTCGTATTGGTGACGATCAGGAAGATTTAGAATTAGAAGGTATTTCGATTGGTGGCGGAAAAGCTGAAATTACCGAATTAAACGGTTTTGAACTACAGTTATCAGGCGAACATCCAGCCATCCTCGTGATGCACAATGATCGATTTGGTGCTATTGCATCCGTTACGAATATTTTAGCGAAAAAAGAGATTAACATTGGTCATATGGAAGTGTCGCGTCGTGAACAAGGGAAAGAAGCGTTAATGATTATTGAAACAGATCAAAACATCGATATATCTACGATAAATGAGTTGGAAGCGGCGAAGAACATATTACAAGTAGTGAAAATCTCTACGTAA
- a CDS encoding DAK2 domain-containing protein — MTIQKIDGTTFGQMILVSAEHLSNHREMIDSLNVFPVPDGDTGTNMNLTLTSGANEVEQVDHKHVGQIGEVLAKGLLMGARGNSGVILSQLFRGFSKAIRDKETLTTKNFAEALQAGVETAYKAVMKPVEGTILTVAKDAANAAVEKAEEVDDHIEFMEHVLTEAKASLQRTPELLPVLKEVGVVDSGGQGLVTVYEGFLSVLKGEALPTYANKVNVEQMINAEHHKMHQDFMNTEDIEFGYCTEFMIKLERDKEHPFKEEDFRNRLGNQGDSLLVVADDDLVKVHIHAEYPGEVLTYAQNYGSLVNVKIENMREQHTSIVGDAKKEEKVVMAEYAIVTVALGSGIKEMFESLGANVVIEGGQTMNPSTQDIANAIQKANAKRILVLPNNKNIVMAAEQAADLVEGEVAVVPTKSIPQGMSAMLAFHPDRSLEDNHKEMVAASEEVKTGQVTYAVRDTQIDGLEIAKGNFMGIADGKITSTSKNKLEAITQLLQGMIEEDEDEIVTILTGEDATDEEVSEIEQYMEEHFEDMEIEVHNGNQPIYSYIFAIE, encoded by the coding sequence TTGACGATACAAAAAATAGATGGCACAACATTTGGACAAATGATTCTAGTTAGTGCGGAACATTTATCGAATCATAGGGAGATGATTGATTCATTAAATGTGTTCCCGGTGCCTGACGGAGATACAGGAACGAATATGAACTTAACCCTTACCTCCGGTGCAAATGAGGTTGAACAAGTAGACCACAAACATGTTGGTCAAATCGGTGAAGTACTGGCAAAAGGTTTATTAATGGGGGCACGTGGGAATTCGGGTGTTATTTTATCACAGCTATTCCGAGGCTTTTCAAAAGCAATTCGAGATAAAGAAACCCTTACTACGAAAAACTTTGCTGAAGCATTACAAGCGGGGGTAGAAACGGCGTATAAAGCAGTTATGAAGCCGGTTGAAGGGACAATTTTAACAGTTGCTAAAGATGCAGCAAATGCTGCAGTTGAAAAGGCTGAAGAAGTTGATGATCATATTGAATTTATGGAACATGTGTTAACGGAAGCAAAAGCATCTTTACAACGTACACCTGAATTATTGCCTGTACTAAAAGAAGTCGGTGTTGTAGATAGTGGAGGCCAAGGACTCGTAACTGTTTATGAAGGATTTTTGTCAGTGTTAAAAGGGGAAGCGCTTCCAACCTATGCCAACAAGGTGAATGTAGAGCAAATGATTAATGCGGAACACCATAAAATGCACCAAGATTTTATGAACACTGAGGATATTGAGTTTGGCTATTGTACAGAATTTATGATAAAGCTTGAACGGGACAAAGAGCATCCTTTTAAAGAAGAGGATTTCCGAAACCGTTTAGGAAACCAGGGGGATTCTCTTCTCGTAGTAGCAGATGACGACCTCGTAAAAGTCCACATTCATGCTGAGTATCCAGGAGAAGTTCTTACGTACGCCCAAAATTATGGGAGCTTGGTGAATGTGAAAATCGAAAATATGCGTGAACAGCATACATCGATTGTAGGAGATGCCAAAAAAGAAGAGAAAGTAGTAATGGCAGAGTATGCCATTGTGACCGTTGCGTTAGGATCGGGTATAAAAGAAATGTTTGAGAGCTTAGGGGCAAATGTCGTCATCGAGGGCGGCCAAACGATGAATCCGAGCACGCAAGATATTGCAAACGCCATTCAAAAAGCGAATGCGAAACGAATTCTTGTGTTACCAAATAACAAGAATATTGTCATGGCAGCTGAACAAGCTGCAGACCTTGTAGAAGGGGAAGTTGCGGTTGTACCAACGAAGTCGATACCACAAGGTATGAGTGCGATGTTAGCTTTCCACCCTGATCGTTCACTTGAGGATAATCATAAAGAAATGGTGGCTGCATCTGAAGAAGTTAAGACTGGGCAAGTCACTTACGCTGTCAGGGACACGCAAATTGATGGCTTAGAAATCGCAAAAGGAAACTTTATGGGAATTGCAGACGGGAAGATTACATCTACTAGTAAAAATAAACTTGAGGCCATCACTCAATTACTGCAAGGTATGATTGAAGAGGATGAAGACGAAATCGTTACGATTCTTACTGGTGAAGATGCAACGGATGAAGAAGTGTCAGAGATTGAACAATATATGGAAGAACATTTTGAGGATATGGAGATTGAAGTTCATAATGGAAATCAGCCAATCTATTCCTATATATTTGCGATTGAATAA
- the spoVM gene encoding stage V sporulation protein SpoVM → MKFYTIKLPKFLGGIVRGIIGMFKKD, encoded by the coding sequence ATGAAATTTTATACCATTAAACTCCCAAAATTTCTTGGAGGAATTGTAAGGGGAATTATCGGTATGTTCAAGAAGGATTAA